A stretch of Camelina sativa cultivar DH55 chromosome 18, Cs, whole genome shotgun sequence DNA encodes these proteins:
- the LOC104760462 gene encoding probable ribose-5-phosphate isomerase 4, chloroplastic isoform X1 → MAFAAVSTPFSLSSVSPTRRRSFRNVSAPRVISASLSPDVSPLLRAAHHTVDSYVKSGMVIGLGSGEASDMAIRYLGQQLRSGSLQSVVGVPMSARSASEAAKYGIPLEYFRDDFQIDFAFHDADAVEESTLIAVIGRRRSSQEADYILKQKSIVKAADEAVFLIKEEQYKASLEGSIPVLVQSLNWLAIAEEIDDLYLGDAEVWRRASVGDAGPLGGDFPIVTSDGHNILDVIFTTPIPSLANVAESLETIDGVVDHGLVIKTRCSVVIAGETEVRTVTLQTSTVEGDV, encoded by the exons atggcatttgCAGCAGTATCGACTCCATTTTCACTCTCTTCCGTGTCCCCCACACGCCGCCGTAGCTTCAGAAATGTTTCGGCACCTCGAGTAATAAGCGCCAGTCTTTCTCCGGATGTCTCTCCTCTTCTCCGAGCAGCTCACCACACC GTGGATAGTTATGTAAAGAGTGGgatggttattggtttaggatctGGAGAAGCTTCAGATATGGCTATACGTTATTTGGGTCAGCAACTTCGTTCTGGTTCTTTACAAAGTGTTGTTGGTGTACCAAT GTCTGCTCGAAGCGCGAGTGAAGCAGCAAAGTATGGGATCCCCTTGGAATATTTCCGAGATGATTTTCAG ATTGATTTTGCATTTCATGATGCTGATGCTGTAGAAGAGAGTACGCTTATTGCAGTTATTGGACGGCGTAGAAGTTCACAGGAAGCTGACTATATTCTGAAACAAAAG TCTATTGTGAAAGCAGCTGATGAGGCAGTCTTTCTGATAAAGGAAGAACAATACAAAGCCAGCCTTGAAGGTTCTATCCCTGTTTTAGTTCAATCC CTTAATTGGTTGGCCATAGCTGAGGAGATAGATGACTTGTATTTAGGCGATGCAGAG GTGTGGAGAAGAGCTTCTGTAGGTGATGCAGGTCCTCTTGGAGGAGACTTTCCTATAGTAACCAGTGATGGTCACAACATTCTTGATGTTATATTTACAACTCCAATTCCAAGCCTCG CTAACGTGGCTGAAAGCCTGGAAACGATTGATGGCGTTGTGGACCATGGACTTGTTATCAAAACTAG ATGCTCGGTGGTGATTGCAGGAGAAACTGAAGTAAGAACTGTTACCTTGCAGACCAGTACAGTGGAGGGTGATGTATAA
- the LOC104760459 gene encoding putative UDP-arabinose 4-epimerase 4 isoform X1 produces MLNSTGVRTQRRNSRPLSVGEMDCLEPKTKNKLTGKLLLIASLIILAIIVISQASSFTSPSVFSQREEGVTHVLVTGGAGYIGSHAALRLLRDSYRVTIVDNLSRGNLGAVKTLQRLFPQTGRLQFIYADLGDPAAVEKIFSENAFDAVMHFAAVAYVGESTLYPLKYYHNITSNTLGVLEAMVRHKVKTLIYSSTCATYGEPDKMPITEDTPQVPINPYGKAKKMAEDMILDFSTNSDMAVMILRYFNVIGSDPGGRLGEAPRPELREQGRISGACFDAARGFIPGLQVKGTDYKTSDGTCIRDYIDVTDLVDAHVKALEKAQPRKVGIYNVGTGKGRSVKEFVEACKKATGVEIKVDFLPRRPGDHAEVYSDPTKILKDLNWTARFTHLQDSLQVAWRWQKIHPHGYASY; encoded by the exons ATGCTAAATTCTACTGGAGTAAGAACTCAACGAAGAAACTCAAGACCTTTGTCTGTTGGAG aAATGGATTGCttagaaccaaaaacaaagaacaaactcACTGGAAAGcttctcttgatagcttcactAATAATCTTAGCCATTATTGTGATCAGTCAAGCCTCAAGTTTCACATCTCCAAGCGTG TTTTctcaaagagaagaaggagtGACGCATGTGTTAGTCACAGGTGGTGCTGGTTATATCGGGTCACATGCCGCTTTAAGGCTGCTTAGAGATTCATACCGTGTTACCATTGTG GACAATCTTTCGCGTGGGAATCTCGGGGCTGTTAAGACTTTACAGCGATTATTCCCGCAAACCGGAAGGCTTCAGTTCATTTATGCTGACTTAGGAGATCCGGCAGCG GTCGAGAAAATCTTCTCGGAGAATGCTTTTGACGCTGTGATGCATTTTGCTGCGGTAGCTTATGTTGGAGAAAGCACTCTTTATCCTCTAAA ATACTACCATAACATTACATCAAACACACTAGGAGTTCTAGAAGCTATGGTTAGGCATAAAGTGAAGACATTAATTTATTCTAGCACTTGTGCTACATATGGAGAGCCTGATAAAATGCCAATAACTGAAGATACTCCACAA GTCCCGATTAATCCATATGGAAAAGCTAAAAAGATGGCAGAGGAtatgattttggatttctcTACGAACTCTGACATGGCGGTTATGATCTTAAG ATACTTCAATGTGATTGGTTCAGATCCAGGAGGTAGATTAGGAGAAGCTCCAAGACCCGAGCTTCGCGAGCAAGGACGGATTTCTGGTGCTTGTTTTGACGCAGCTCGCGGTTTCATTCCCGGACTTCAA GTGAAAGGAACAGATTACAAAACATCAGACGGTACTTGCATTAGAGACTATATAGATGTGACTGACCTCGTGGATGCTCACGTGAAGGCTCTCGAGAAAGCTCAGCCTCGAAAAGTCGGTATCTACAATGTTGGAACCGGAAAAG GAAGATCGGTTAAAGAATTCGTCGAGGCGTGCAAGAAAGCGACAGGAGTCGAGATAAAAGTAGATTTCTTGCCTCGACGACCGGGAGATCACGCAGAAGTTTATAGTGATCCGacaaagattttgaaagatttgaacTGGACAGCTCGGTTCACTCATCTTCAAGATAGTCTTCAAGTTGCTTGGAGGTGGCAAAAGATTCATCCTCATGGATATGCTTCTTattaa
- the LOC109130463 gene encoding uncharacterized protein LOC109130463: MTPPPGLEDTISPRKVLRLRKATYGLKQSPRAWYHKLSTTLINHGFKKYHSDTTLFTLQSAKGIVVVLIYVDDLIIFRDNQEGIKDIKAHLNSVFDIKDLGELKYFLGIEVCRSPEGVFLSQRKYTLDLLCETGKLRAKPIDTPLLDGYQVERMGERHDPPYEDPFGYRRLVCKLIYLTLTRPDICYAVNQVSQYMKAPTTYHWSLLERILHYLKGSPGQGIWMGKNSNTDLVGYCDADWGGDKTDRRSVTGYCTFIKGNLVTWKTKKQKVVSMSSAESEYPAMRKFTTELTWLKALLEDLHIKTTTPIPMHCDNQAAIHIATNSVFHERTKHIELDCHKVREKIEEGVTLPYFTPSKDQLADIFTKAASRQVCSHIFSKLGLVDLTHP; encoded by the coding sequence ATGACACCCCCACCAGGCCTTGAAGATACTATATCTCCGAGAAAGGTGTTGCGACTGAGAAAGGCTACATACGGGCTAAAACAATCTCCTAGGGCCTGGTATCACAAATTGAGCACCACACTTATAAACCATGGCTTTAAGAAGTATCATTCAGACACTACTCTCTTTACTCTCCAAAGTGCCAAAGGTATAGTCGTTGTTCTCATATACGTTGATGATCTAATCATCTTCAGAGACAACCAAGAGGGTATTAAAGATATCAAAGCTCATTTAAATTCAGTTTTTGACATAAAGGATCTTGGAGAGCTTAAATACTTTCTTGGGATTGAAGTATGTCGCTCTCCGGAGGGCGTATTTCTATCACAACGAAAGTATACTCTTGATTTATTGTGTGAGACAGGGAAGCTACGAGCCAAACCTATAGACACACCACTTCTAGATGGATATCAAGTTGAGAGAATGGGGGAGAGACATGATCCACCATACGAAGATCCTTTTGGCTACCGCCGACTTGTATGTAAGCTAATTTACTTAACTCTCACCAGACCTGACATTTgctatgctgtgaatcaggtaAGTCAATACATGAAAGCTCCCACAACATATCATTGGAGTCTTTTGGAGAGAATTCTCCATTATCTTAAAGGAAGCCCtggacaaggcatttggatgggaaagaactCTAATACTGACCTTGTGGGATACTGCGACGCAGACTGGGGTGGTGATAAAACAGATAGAAGATCTGTAACGGGCTACTGTACATTCATCAAAGGTAACCTTGTCACatggaagacaaagaagcaaaaggtaGTATCAATGTCCAGTGCAGAATCAGAATATCCTGCAATGAGGAAGTTCACAACCGAACTTACATGGCTCAAGGCTTTGCTCGAAGATCTTCATATCAAGACAACTACTCCCATTCCTATGCACTGTGACAATCAAGCAGCCATACACATTGCAACCAACTCAgtgtttcatgagagaaccaaacacattgagTTAGACTGCCACAAAGTTagagagaagattgaagaaggtgtTACTCTTCCATATTTTACACCAAGCAAGGATCAGCTCGCTGATATATTCACCAAGGCTGCAAGTCGCCAAGTATGCTCCCATATCTTTAGCAAACTAGGACTTGTGGACTTGACTCATCCGTGA
- the LOC104760462 gene encoding probable ribose-5-phosphate isomerase 4, chloroplastic isoform X2: MAFAAVSTPFSLSSVSPTRRRSFRNVSAPRVISASLSPDVSPLLRAAHHTVDSYVKSGMVIGLGSGEASDMAIRYLGQQLRSGSLQSVVGVPMSARSASEAAKYGIPLEYFRDDFQIDFAFHDADAVEESTLIAVIGRRRSSQEADYILKQKSIVKAADEAVFLIKEEQYKASLEGSIPVLVQSLNWLAIAEEIDDLYLGDAEVWRRASVGDAGPLGGDFPIVTSDGHNILDVIFTTPIPSLANVAESLETIDGVVDHGLVIKTRRN; encoded by the exons atggcatttgCAGCAGTATCGACTCCATTTTCACTCTCTTCCGTGTCCCCCACACGCCGCCGTAGCTTCAGAAATGTTTCGGCACCTCGAGTAATAAGCGCCAGTCTTTCTCCGGATGTCTCTCCTCTTCTCCGAGCAGCTCACCACACC GTGGATAGTTATGTAAAGAGTGGgatggttattggtttaggatctGGAGAAGCTTCAGATATGGCTATACGTTATTTGGGTCAGCAACTTCGTTCTGGTTCTTTACAAAGTGTTGTTGGTGTACCAAT GTCTGCTCGAAGCGCGAGTGAAGCAGCAAAGTATGGGATCCCCTTGGAATATTTCCGAGATGATTTTCAG ATTGATTTTGCATTTCATGATGCTGATGCTGTAGAAGAGAGTACGCTTATTGCAGTTATTGGACGGCGTAGAAGTTCACAGGAAGCTGACTATATTCTGAAACAAAAG TCTATTGTGAAAGCAGCTGATGAGGCAGTCTTTCTGATAAAGGAAGAACAATACAAAGCCAGCCTTGAAGGTTCTATCCCTGTTTTAGTTCAATCC CTTAATTGGTTGGCCATAGCTGAGGAGATAGATGACTTGTATTTAGGCGATGCAGAG GTGTGGAGAAGAGCTTCTGTAGGTGATGCAGGTCCTCTTGGAGGAGACTTTCCTATAGTAACCAGTGATGGTCACAACATTCTTGATGTTATATTTACAACTCCAATTCCAAGCCTCG CTAACGTGGCTGAAAGCCTGGAAACGATTGATGGCGTTGTGGACCATGGACTTGTTATCAAAACTAG GAGAAACTGA
- the LOC104760459 gene encoding putative UDP-arabinose 4-epimerase 4 isoform X2: protein MHFAAVAYVGESTLYPLKYYHNITSNTLGVLEAMVRHKVKTLIYSSTCATYGEPDKMPITEDTPQVPINPYGKAKKMAEDMILDFSTNSDMAVMILRYFNVIGSDPGGRLGEAPRPELREQGRISGACFDAARGFIPGLQVKGTDYKTSDGTCIRDYIDVTDLVDAHVKALEKAQPRKVGIYNVGTGKGRSVKEFVEACKKATGVEIKVDFLPRRPGDHAEVYSDPTKILKDLNWTARFTHLQDSLQVAWRWQKIHPHGYASY, encoded by the exons ATGCATTTTGCTGCGGTAGCTTATGTTGGAGAAAGCACTCTTTATCCTCTAAA ATACTACCATAACATTACATCAAACACACTAGGAGTTCTAGAAGCTATGGTTAGGCATAAAGTGAAGACATTAATTTATTCTAGCACTTGTGCTACATATGGAGAGCCTGATAAAATGCCAATAACTGAAGATACTCCACAA GTCCCGATTAATCCATATGGAAAAGCTAAAAAGATGGCAGAGGAtatgattttggatttctcTACGAACTCTGACATGGCGGTTATGATCTTAAG ATACTTCAATGTGATTGGTTCAGATCCAGGAGGTAGATTAGGAGAAGCTCCAAGACCCGAGCTTCGCGAGCAAGGACGGATTTCTGGTGCTTGTTTTGACGCAGCTCGCGGTTTCATTCCCGGACTTCAA GTGAAAGGAACAGATTACAAAACATCAGACGGTACTTGCATTAGAGACTATATAGATGTGACTGACCTCGTGGATGCTCACGTGAAGGCTCTCGAGAAAGCTCAGCCTCGAAAAGTCGGTATCTACAATGTTGGAACCGGAAAAG GAAGATCGGTTAAAGAATTCGTCGAGGCGTGCAAGAAAGCGACAGGAGTCGAGATAAAAGTAGATTTCTTGCCTCGACGACCGGGAGATCACGCAGAAGTTTATAGTGATCCGacaaagattttgaaagatttgaacTGGACAGCTCGGTTCACTCATCTTCAAGATAGTCTTCAAGTTGCTTGGAGGTGGCAAAAGATTCATCCTCATGGATATGCTTCTTattaa